The following coding sequences are from one Paenibacillus sp. FSL R5-0912 window:
- a CDS encoding glycosyltransferase family 4 protein, which produces MKSSASVLILSWEYPPMVIGGMAPHVYELSRHLASGQTEVHVITNSAPGRPVLEVENGVYVHRVNSYENLTDFEDWVLEFNLAIVDYVVSRLIGNVSLDLIHAHDWLVGYAALILRQRLSLPLVTTIHATEFGRNQGVFTPQQHTIHALENELVSTSDKVIVCSLHMQREVCTVHGLEESRTVIIPNGIDLRSLELITAHSFRREQYAQNGGKIILFIGRLVKEKGVQVLLQSMHEVVREFPHCTCIIAGRGPMFAELEASAAELGTSIHFTGFVDSLEKSYLFQIADVCVFPSLYEPFGIVALEAMGSGTPVIVSEEGGLAEIVEHGRTGLTSISGDSGMLAGRILQLLREPDEGSLLAEAARREVLLRYDWTPIADRTREVYSALSGVRL; this is translated from the coding sequence ATGAAGTCCAGCGCATCTGTCTTAATCCTGTCCTGGGAGTATCCGCCTATGGTGATCGGAGGGATGGCCCCGCATGTCTATGAATTGTCCAGGCATTTGGCAAGCGGGCAGACCGAGGTTCATGTAATCACCAACAGCGCTCCCGGGCGGCCCGTTCTGGAAGTGGAGAACGGCGTATACGTGCACCGTGTGAATTCTTATGAGAACTTGACCGATTTCGAGGATTGGGTGCTTGAGTTCAATCTGGCGATTGTAGATTACGTTGTATCCCGGCTAATCGGGAACGTAAGCCTCGATCTTATTCACGCGCATGATTGGCTGGTCGGCTACGCAGCCCTTATACTCCGTCAACGTCTGTCGTTACCGCTTGTTACAACAATCCATGCTACGGAGTTTGGACGGAACCAGGGAGTATTCACGCCTCAGCAGCACACGATTCATGCCCTTGAGAATGAACTGGTCTCAACATCGGACAAGGTTATTGTATGCAGCCTGCATATGCAGCGGGAGGTCTGCACTGTGCATGGTCTTGAGGAGTCAAGGACGGTGATTATTCCGAACGGCATTGATCTCCGTTCACTGGAGCTGATTACCGCACATTCCTTCAGACGAGAGCAGTATGCGCAGAACGGCGGAAAGATTATTTTGTTCATTGGAAGACTAGTGAAGGAAAAAGGAGTACAGGTGCTGCTGCAAAGCATGCATGAGGTAGTGCGGGAATTCCCGCACTGCACCTGTATTATCGCAGGCCGGGGACCGATGTTCGCCGAGCTTGAGGCCAGTGCGGCTGAGCTGGGTACAAGCATTCACTTCACCGGCTTCGTGGACAGCCTGGAGAAAAGCTATCTGTTCCAAATTGCCGATGTCTGTGTCTTTCCCAGCTTATATGAGCCCTTCGGCATTGTGGCACTGGAAGCGATGGGCAGCGGTACACCGGTAATTGTGTCTGAAGAAGGGGGACTGGCCGAGATTGTCGAGCATGGGCGGACCGGACTCACCAGCATATCCGGGGATTCTGGCATGCTTGCAGGCCGGATTCTACAGTTGCTCCGTGAGCCTGATGAGGGGAGCCTGCTTGCAGAAGCAGCCCGGCGGGAGGTGCTGCTCCGGTATGACTGGACCCCCATTGCTGACAGAACCAGAGAAGTCTATTCCGCGCTGAGCGGCGTGAGATTATAA